The Thiohalophilus sp. genome has a window encoding:
- a CDS encoding complex I subunit 5 family protein, whose amino-acid sequence MMMQASLPLLIIASSLLVGLIIFTLPEQRTHLRTTLNLAGALIKLSLVIVMLWGVFHGQQYQTQLPLVPGIDLVLRAGPLPLLFVTLSAVLWLLTTLYAIGYLEGSPHRSRFFGFFSLCVAATAGVALSGNLFTFLLFYELLTLSTYPLVVHRGSEVARRAGQVYLAYTVGGGALLLIGIVWLYSLTGDLTFTPGGLGQALEGHSRSVLITIFALLIAGLGVKAALVPFHSWLPLAMVAPAPVSALLHAVAVVKAGAFGIVLVLYEIFGIEFAAELGVTGPLAVLAAITILYGSLRALYQNDVKRRLAFSTVSQVSYIALGVAILGPLATIGGLVHLVHQGLMKITLFFCAGNLAETLGIHKVEEMDGVGRRMPWTMGAFTLGALGMIGVPPLAGFISKWYLGLGALQADQAWVLWVLIGSSLLNAGYFLPVLYRAWFREPAGQWPQERHFGRKETAWLLLLPPLITAAMAVGAGLLAAIPFSPLQWVQFIVEGEGFLP is encoded by the coding sequence ATGATGATGCAGGCCAGCCTGCCACTTCTCATCATCGCCAGCTCGTTGCTGGTGGGCCTGATCATTTTTACCCTGCCCGAGCAGCGGACGCACCTGCGTACCACCTTGAACCTGGCCGGAGCCCTGATCAAACTGAGCCTGGTCATCGTCATGCTGTGGGGCGTGTTTCACGGCCAGCAGTACCAGACGCAACTGCCGCTGGTGCCCGGGATCGATCTGGTGTTGCGGGCCGGGCCGTTGCCATTGTTATTTGTCACCCTGTCGGCGGTGTTGTGGTTACTGACCACACTGTATGCCATCGGCTATCTCGAAGGCTCGCCCCATCGCAGTCGCTTTTTCGGTTTTTTCAGCCTTTGTGTGGCGGCCACCGCCGGCGTGGCTCTGTCCGGTAACCTGTTTACCTTTTTGTTGTTTTATGAGCTGTTGACCCTGTCGACCTATCCGCTGGTAGTGCATCGCGGCAGCGAGGTGGCGCGCCGGGCCGGTCAGGTGTATCTGGCCTATACCGTGGGTGGCGGCGCCCTGCTGTTGATCGGGATCGTCTGGCTCTACAGCCTGACGGGTGACCTGACCTTTACCCCCGGTGGTCTGGGTCAGGCACTGGAAGGCCATTCACGTTCGGTGTTGATCACGATCTTCGCGCTATTGATCGCCGGGCTGGGGGTCAAGGCGGCGCTGGTGCCGTTTCACAGCTGGTTACCGCTGGCAATGGTGGCGCCCGCCCCGGTCAGCGCGCTGCTACATGCGGTGGCGGTGGTCAAGGCCGGTGCGTTCGGTATCGTCCTGGTATTGTATGAGATCTTCGGCATTGAATTCGCCGCCGAACTGGGTGTTACCGGACCGCTGGCTGTACTGGCGGCAATCACCATACTGTACGGATCATTGCGGGCGCTCTATCAAAACGACGTGAAACGCCGACTGGCCTTTTCCACCGTCAGCCAGGTTTCGTATATCGCGCTGGGCGTGGCGATCCTCGGGCCGCTGGCGACCATCGGCGGACTCGTGCATCTGGTGCATCAGGGGCTGATGAAGATCACGCTGTTCTTCTGCGCCGGTAATCTGGCCGAAACGCTGGGCATCCACAAGGTCGAGGAAATGGACGGCGTGGGGCGGCGCATGCCCTGGACCATGGGCGCCTTTACCCTCGGCGCGCTGGGCATGATCGGCGTGCCGCCGCTGGCGGGCTTTATCAGCAAATGGTATCTCGGTCTGGGCGCCTTGCAGGCGGATCAGGCCTGGGTGTTGTGGGTGTTGATCGGCAGCAGCCTGCTGAACGCGGGCTACTTTCTGCCGGTGTTGTATCGCGCCTGGTTTCGTGAACCGGCCGGCCAATGGCCGCAGGAACGGCACTTCGGTCGCAAGGAGACCGCCTGGCTGTTGTTGCTGCCGCCCCTGATTACCGCGGCGATGGCGGTCGGCGCCGGCCTGCTGGCCGCGATTCCGTTCAGTCCGCTGCAATGGGTGCAGTTCATCGTCGAAGGGGAGGGCTTTTTACCGTGA
- a CDS encoding complex I subunit 5 family protein: MEASLNSNWIVLPVMVPLLGALLGFLLPGWTRFIGLVSVVVSATSVFVLGRQLLLAGPVAHAVGGWGAPLGIVLQVDGLSLLMLGITAVVFVAVSVHASEFFSLPQRRHFWPIWLMLLGALNALFVSGDIFNLYVTLELMTLAAVALTALGDEPEALAGAMRYLLASLLGSMVYLLGVALLYHQFGTLDISLLGERTANAPTLWLAGGLMFAGLMLKTALFPLHFWLPAAHASAPAPVSAILSALVIKASFYILLRLWFEIFAPLTSGVLVEIAGGLGALAILWGSVLALRQQRLKLLIAYSTVAQIGYLFVGFALAVASGSNVIWGAVLMLVLSHALAKSAMFLAAGNLLHFGGHDRIADLDCLAQRLPLSVAAFGVAGVSIMGLPPSGGFAAKWLLLQAAFEQGRWDLIGVLIIGGLLAAAYVFKVIGPAFTPGSESSQVSPLIALRLGWPALLLAIAAVGLGLFTLPVLELLAIGDPSNLVGREG, encoded by the coding sequence ATGGAGGCGTCGCTGAACAGCAACTGGATCGTTTTGCCCGTGATGGTGCCGTTGCTCGGGGCCTTGCTCGGGTTTCTCTTGCCGGGTTGGACCCGTTTTATCGGACTGGTCAGTGTCGTCGTATCGGCTACCTCGGTATTTGTGTTGGGGCGTCAACTGTTACTCGCAGGTCCTGTGGCGCATGCCGTGGGCGGCTGGGGCGCGCCGTTGGGGATCGTACTGCAGGTGGACGGCCTGAGTCTGTTAATGCTGGGTATCACCGCGGTGGTGTTTGTGGCCGTCAGCGTGCATGCCAGCGAATTTTTCTCTTTGCCGCAGCGGCGCCATTTCTGGCCGATATGGCTTATGCTGCTGGGCGCCCTGAATGCCCTGTTTGTGTCGGGCGATATTTTCAACCTGTATGTCACGCTGGAGCTGATGACATTGGCCGCCGTGGCCCTGACCGCCCTGGGCGACGAACCCGAAGCACTGGCCGGCGCCATGCGTTATTTGCTGGCCAGTCTGCTGGGATCGATGGTCTATCTGCTGGGTGTGGCGTTGCTCTATCATCAGTTCGGTACGCTGGATATCAGTCTGCTGGGTGAGCGCACAGCCAATGCCCCGACCCTGTGGCTGGCCGGTGGTCTGATGTTCGCCGGACTGATGCTCAAAACCGCGTTGTTTCCCCTGCACTTCTGGCTGCCTGCGGCCCATGCCAGTGCGCCGGCGCCGGTCAGCGCGATTCTCTCGGCGCTGGTGATCAAGGCTTCCTTTTATATTTTATTGCGTTTGTGGTTTGAAATCTTCGCGCCTTTGACGAGCGGGGTGCTGGTGGAGATCGCCGGCGGACTCGGTGCACTGGCCATCCTGTGGGGCTCGGTTCTGGCCCTGCGACAACAGCGGTTGAAACTGTTGATCGCCTATTCAACCGTGGCGCAGATCGGTTATCTGTTTGTCGGATTCGCACTGGCGGTGGCCAGCGGTTCAAACGTGATCTGGGGCGCGGTACTCATGCTGGTGTTATCCCATGCGCTGGCCAAATCGGCCATGTTTCTCGCCGCCGGTAACCTGTTGCACTTTGGCGGGCATGATCGGATTGCTGATCTGGATTGCCTGGCGCAGCGCCTGCCGCTGTCGGTGGCGGCCTTCGGCGTGGCCGGCGTCAGTATCATGGGGCTGCCACCCAGTGGCGGCTTTGCCGCCAAGTGGCTGTTGCTGCAGGCGGCGTTTGAGCAGGGGCGCTGGGACTTGATCGGGGTGCTGATCATCGGCGGTCTGCTGGCGGCGGCCTATGTGTTCAAGGTGATCGGTCCGGCCTTTACGCCCGGTAGTGAATCGTCGCAGGTGTCGCCGCTGATCGCGTTGCGCCTGGGCTGGCCGGCCCTGCTGCTGGCCATCGCGGCGGTGGGGCTAGGCCTGTTTACTCTGCCGGTGCTGGAGCTGTTGGCGATCGGTGATCCGAGCAACCTGGTCGGGCGGGAGGGATGA
- a CDS encoding sigma-54 dependent transcriptional regulator, translating into MAEAVPKLSIEEAYSTLSVAVVDDDPAVASTLSRVLRELGVNNVSEHTDVNQFIEHRLEHPLDVVFTDLVMPEKDGFALIDFLQHSNHNVLTIVVSAYSSLENAVQAVKAGAFEFVSKPFNIDVIDSTLRKIVNHQTIQHRLGKTDAHETSDPYLIDILGTTESISDIRRTVSIARDVDANVLIEGETGTGKELIARALHAGKGPFVAVNAATIVDELAESELFGHAQGAFTGATSNKKGLIEAANGGILFLDEINSMGRTMQVKLLRMLQERVVRPVGSTRDIAVNFRLICATNEELEEAVLAGQFRMDLYHRINVIPIRLPPLRERPGDIRELAKKFVERFSRLHQKTTANLSQSAMDILEHHQWPGNVRELQNVIERAIIFAGPKQIISAEHLERVFQTTRPITTSSNGFEAPLGISMREMEARYAQVILEQVGGNKSEAARILGIDYKTLVSRLNFSFSD; encoded by the coding sequence ATGGCCGAGGCAGTACCAAAACTATCAATAGAAGAGGCCTACTCAACATTGTCTGTAGCTGTCGTTGATGACGATCCAGCTGTCGCGTCCACCCTTTCTAGGGTTTTGCGCGAACTAGGAGTCAATAACGTGAGCGAACACACCGACGTTAATCAATTTATTGAGCATCGTCTCGAACATCCTCTCGACGTCGTTTTTACAGATCTGGTTATGCCTGAAAAGGACGGATTTGCACTTATTGATTTTCTTCAACACTCTAACCATAATGTATTAACCATTGTTGTTAGTGCGTACTCTTCTCTGGAAAATGCTGTTCAAGCTGTAAAAGCAGGCGCGTTTGAATTTGTCTCTAAACCGTTTAACATAGATGTCATAGATTCAACTCTAAGAAAAATCGTAAATCATCAGACTATACAGCATCGTCTTGGAAAAACTGATGCACACGAAACTTCTGATCCGTATTTAATTGATATATTAGGTACAACTGAATCTATCTCTGATATACGTCGAACAGTATCCATTGCTCGTGATGTAGACGCGAACGTTCTTATAGAAGGAGAAACTGGCACCGGAAAAGAGTTGATAGCAAGGGCGCTGCATGCCGGTAAAGGCCCTTTCGTGGCAGTCAATGCAGCAACAATTGTGGATGAGTTGGCAGAATCTGAGTTGTTTGGGCATGCACAAGGTGCATTCACTGGTGCTACTAGCAATAAAAAGGGGCTAATTGAAGCAGCTAACGGCGGCATTTTATTTCTAGACGAAATCAATTCTATGGGACGCACAATGCAAGTTAAGTTATTACGCATGCTTCAGGAACGTGTTGTTCGGCCTGTAGGCTCGACAAGGGATATCGCAGTTAATTTTAGATTGATTTGCGCCACTAATGAAGAATTGGAAGAGGCCGTCCTAGCTGGACAATTTCGCATGGATTTGTATCATCGGATCAATGTAATTCCTATCCGACTTCCACCATTGCGAGAAAGACCAGGCGACATTAGAGAACTGGCAAAAAAGTTTGTTGAGCGTTTTTCACGCCTACACCAGAAAACAACCGCTAATTTAAGTCAATCTGCTATGGATATCCTCGAACATCACCAATGGCCAGGGAATGTACGCGAACTACAAAACGTAATCGAGCGTGCTATAATTTTTGCAGGGCCGAAGCAAATCATCAGCGCAGAACATCTTGAGCGCGTTTTCCAGACAACTCGGCCCATTACAACATCGTCTAATGGATTTGAAGCACCCCTGGGGATAAGCATGCGTGAAATGGAGGCACGTTACGCACAAGTTATTCTTGAACAGGTCGGCGGCAACAAAAGCGAAGCAGCCAGGATTCTCGGTATAGACTATAAGACGCTTGTTAGTCGGCTGAATTTTTCTTTTTCTGATTAA
- the soxX gene encoding sulfur oxidation c-type cytochrome SoxX: MTRRNHKTGWVSEGALITLSMIWLSFFSATTAFAADGGERDLSVFPCHSYSEDCGKLPPPPIEQVEWSGELGDVEDGREIAFSTPLGNCLACHQINGGDQGGTIGPSLVDYAKRDLPYEYTYQRIYDTRVYNPDAHMPPFGPNDILTDQQIRDVMAFLYSLD, translated from the coding sequence ATGACCAGAAGAAACCATAAAACAGGTTGGGTATCTGAAGGAGCGTTAATTACGCTCAGTATGATTTGGTTATCATTTTTCTCAGCCACTACCGCCTTTGCAGCTGACGGGGGAGAGCGTGATCTTTCGGTTTTCCCTTGTCACAGCTATTCTGAGGATTGTGGAAAATTACCTCCTCCTCCTATCGAACAGGTAGAGTGGAGTGGAGAATTGGGTGACGTAGAAGATGGACGTGAGATTGCTTTTTCCACGCCATTAGGTAATTGCCTGGCGTGCCATCAGATCAACGGTGGTGATCAAGGAGGTACAATCGGTCCGAGCCTGGTGGATTATGCCAAACGCGATCTGCCATATGAATATACATATCAACGGATTTATGACACGCGAGTCTATAATCCCGATGCGCATATGCCACCATTCGGACCTAATGATATACTCACAGATCAGCAGATTCGCGATGTGATGGCTTTCCTCTATTCTCTGGACTGA
- a CDS encoding porin, producing the protein MKITIRDGFVVLAIASAIYPAMSVADNSNYVSFPMAYMTLPDTSEPTANMHVLIEPTYRNSDSNNVYDLDNDFSFDRLRLGVYGSFSEKVDYFLTTEMAPNAITNETGGGAKAFIAHMTFKDVMGAANIAAGSMAVPMGHSFFVPSWESPWINYADIEYNLYGCGSINCYAEFDSGKNFYTNIWKPGVMVFDQVELSNGGSLTYTAGLYNTSGTEMTDNRVKQKDFNGSIEYHHGDFLFVYGTRIGASEDVTAWSSERDRTRHALTFMYNDFRKDKWWLWGEYMRGTDEQAAGVDDVTADGYFAALGFKFAPRWELMLRHSEFDRNVDVGGDDRQCRNFRNYLHWQ; encoded by the coding sequence ATGAAAATTACAATTCGAGACGGCTTTGTTGTGTTAGCTATTGCATCTGCTATATATCCTGCTATGAGCGTAGCAGATAATAGTAACTATGTCTCATTTCCAATGGCATATATGACTCTTCCTGATACGTCTGAACCGACTGCGAATATGCATGTTTTGATTGAGCCAACCTACAGGAATAGTGATTCTAATAATGTATATGACCTTGATAATGATTTTAGTTTTGATCGTTTGAGGCTTGGTGTATATGGAAGTTTTAGTGAAAAAGTAGATTATTTCCTTACTACGGAAATGGCGCCTAATGCAATAACGAATGAGACAGGTGGTGGAGCCAAGGCCTTTATTGCACATATGACATTTAAGGATGTGATGGGGGCAGCAAATATTGCTGCAGGGTCGATGGCTGTTCCTATGGGGCACTCTTTTTTCGTGCCGAGTTGGGAGTCCCCCTGGATCAACTATGCTGATATTGAATACAACCTTTATGGTTGTGGAAGTATTAATTGTTATGCCGAATTCGATTCAGGTAAGAACTTCTATACTAATATATGGAAGCCTGGTGTTATGGTTTTCGATCAGGTTGAGTTGAGTAACGGGGGATCCCTGACTTATACGGCAGGACTTTATAATACCTCTGGAACGGAGATGACAGACAATCGTGTCAAGCAAAAGGATTTCAACGGAAGTATTGAGTATCATCATGGCGATTTTCTTTTTGTATATGGAACGCGTATTGGTGCATCAGAAGACGTGACGGCCTGGAGTAGCGAAAGAGATCGTACGCGGCATGCCTTGACCTTTATGTACAATGACTTCCGTAAAGATAAATGGTGGTTGTGGGGTGAATATATGCGTGGGACAGATGAGCAGGCTGCCGGTGTCGATGATGTAACAGCAGATGGATATTTTGCAGCTTTAGGATTTAAGTTTGCGCCTCGCTGGGAACTTATGCTTCGACATTCAGAGTTTGACCGAAATGTGGACGTTGGTGGTGATGATCGCCAGTGTAGAAACTTTCGGAATTACTTACACTGGCAATAA
- a CDS encoding SelT/SelW/SelH family protein — protein MEHHIKIVYCTQCRWLLRSAWMAQELLTTFDEEISELTLKPGQGGIFQIWINDELVWSRQEAGRFPEIKELKQLVRDRLAPDKDLGHSDKKK, from the coding sequence ATGGAACATCACATCAAAATCGTCTACTGCACCCAGTGCCGCTGGTTGCTCCGCTCCGCATGGATGGCACAGGAGTTGTTGACCACGTTTGACGAAGAGATCAGCGAACTGACGCTAAAACCCGGCCAGGGCGGGATTTTTCAGATATGGATCAACGATGAGCTGGTCTGGTCACGCCAGGAGGCCGGGCGCTTTCCCGAGATCAAGGAGTTGAAACAGCTGGTGCGCGATCGCCTCGCGCCTGACAAAGATCTTGGACACTCCGATAAAAAGAAATAA
- the soxA gene encoding sulfur oxidation c-type cytochrome SoxA, translated as MSIGNIPELKAYFQDMKDDPGRKINNLGKLFLWHISCRISCILAGSMNKNIMRGLFMRLLKLIFLGGALISLAAVADQKDQPGQYHPGKEKAISGVENDITGTYKNWKDRKAIEKSIANGMESQYINYKDVRWLKRDEFNGELLREEARELYARTGKTGKSCASCHGSNGEELRGVAAKYPTFDKEYDRVIPLTTRIRNCSEKYVGAEMPEDSGDNTLMTWYVTDKSDGVPIDIEVDTPGPVQDAFYRGRDLFFKRVGQFNFACASCHTPPTVLKQLRGMRPSTPYGDAVSYPIWEFPAHPERHYLLTMQLQIKACQAAARMKTSHEGSLEYTDMEVFIKSLSNGYEINSLSSYYGETLD; from the coding sequence TTGAGTATTGGAAATATTCCTGAACTGAAAGCCTATTTTCAAGATATGAAGGATGATCCTGGACGAAAAATCAATAACTTAGGAAAGTTATTCTTGTGGCATATCTCTTGCAGAATCAGTTGCATCCTTGCTGGATCAATGAATAAAAACATTATGAGGGGGCTATTTATGAGATTACTAAAGCTCATTTTCTTGGGTGGGGCGCTTATCAGTCTCGCTGCGGTTGCTGATCAGAAAGATCAACCTGGTCAGTACCATCCAGGCAAAGAAAAAGCTATATCAGGCGTTGAGAACGATATCACTGGCACATATAAGAACTGGAAAGACCGTAAGGCTATCGAAAAGTCGATTGCTAACGGTATGGAGTCCCAGTATATCAATTACAAAGATGTACGCTGGCTTAAGCGTGATGAATTTAATGGTGAATTATTGCGCGAGGAGGCAAGAGAACTCTATGCGAGAACAGGAAAGACCGGTAAAAGCTGCGCGTCCTGCCATGGAAGTAATGGAGAAGAGCTGCGAGGAGTAGCAGCAAAGTATCCTACTTTTGATAAAGAATATGACAGGGTTATACCTCTGACTACGCGTATTAGGAACTGCAGTGAAAAATATGTTGGCGCGGAGATGCCTGAAGATTCAGGCGATAATACTTTGATGACTTGGTATGTAACAGATAAAAGTGATGGGGTGCCTATTGATATTGAAGTAGACACGCCCGGTCCGGTTCAGGATGCTTTTTACCGTGGTAGAGATTTGTTCTTCAAACGTGTAGGCCAATTTAATTTCGCCTGTGCCTCGTGCCATACGCCGCCGACAGTTTTGAAGCAGCTTCGAGGTATGCGTCCATCTACTCCATATGGAGATGCCGTATCATATCCGATATGGGAGTTTCCAGCTCATCCAGAGCGTCATTATCTTCTTACGATGCAATTACAGATTAAAGCCTGTCAAGCAGCTGCTCGTATGAAGACGTCTCATGAAGGAAGTCTTGAGTACACTGATATGGAGGTTTTTATCAAGTCTTTGTCAAACGGCTATGAGATTAACTCCCTTTCCAGCTATTACGGTGAAACCTTGGACTAA
- a CDS encoding HAMP domain-containing sensor histidine kinase, producing MLYSLDYFLTRDFHAIHASELKQQSTRIESYIDRQVQELSKYARLATHNRTLRNTLLELDHIQVSRQRIQSFVTRTASLYNLDSVTVWNNDGGLVAANENIIGNMALHLSNFPMETPRSIRSGLVNLGRQLWVISTAPINIGSDTMFVLQFSRLLDDRIAADDLLGVGLKIEPKETRDDTNPEAALLKVHTVDGSPLQVSISSKNTVVPPGLHSKVYVASAIAVSSLLLFLIFLFISHRESKPFKRLQIALRQVGQGDFSQSIEIKGCNEAVELAESFNHMVIDLSRLRSLERSLDQERRLAAAGRLATRVAHDINNPISVIRSVADISRRRYGNDNPFGADMDTIYQQSSRCLQIAENLVAFSKPRNIERNVIELNKNCEEYLIRRKQHAPDFKYQFTASPKALLATGNKYYLWQVLDNLTDNALQSNNNNTVFYTCHEEAEYTIISIRDNGIGFPSGQEEDIFELFFSTRPDGSGMGLPNALSITHALGGTIRITNPELGEISIYLPTAIHKYDDQFAALPAPY from the coding sequence ATGCTTTATAGTCTGGACTATTTTCTTACTCGTGATTTTCATGCTATTCACGCGAGCGAGTTAAAACAACAATCTACACGAATTGAGAGCTATATAGACAGACAGGTTCAGGAACTTTCTAAATACGCACGATTGGCAACCCACAATCGCACATTAAGAAATACTTTGTTGGAACTTGATCATATCCAGGTCTCGCGCCAGAGAATACAATCTTTTGTAACGCGTACAGCATCTCTATACAATCTCGACTCAGTTACTGTATGGAACAATGACGGAGGTTTGGTAGCAGCGAATGAGAATATAATTGGGAATATGGCATTGCATTTAAGTAATTTCCCGATGGAGACACCGCGCTCTATCCGGTCTGGACTTGTTAATCTAGGCAGACAACTATGGGTCATATCCACTGCCCCGATTAACATTGGATCCGACACAATGTTTGTACTGCAATTTTCACGTCTACTTGATGATAGAATAGCCGCAGATGATTTGCTCGGTGTTGGCCTAAAAATCGAGCCTAAAGAGACTAGAGATGACACTAACCCGGAAGCTGCTCTATTAAAAGTCCATACTGTCGACGGAAGCCCCTTGCAAGTTTCAATCTCATCTAAGAACACAGTAGTCCCACCCGGTTTACATTCAAAAGTTTATGTGGCGTCTGCAATTGCCGTCTCATCTTTATTGTTGTTCCTCATTTTTCTTTTCATTAGTCACCGTGAAAGCAAACCCTTTAAGCGATTACAGATAGCGCTACGACAAGTGGGCCAAGGTGATTTCTCTCAATCAATCGAGATAAAAGGCTGCAATGAAGCAGTTGAACTTGCAGAAAGCTTTAATCATATGGTTATCGACTTATCTAGATTACGCAGCCTGGAACGAAGTCTTGACCAGGAGCGTAGACTTGCCGCCGCCGGCAGGCTCGCAACAAGAGTGGCTCATGACATCAACAACCCGATCAGTGTAATCCGCTCTGTCGCTGATATTTCACGTCGCAGATATGGAAACGACAATCCTTTTGGCGCAGACATGGACACAATATATCAACAGTCAAGCCGCTGTCTCCAGATTGCAGAAAATCTGGTTGCATTTTCCAAACCACGAAATATAGAACGTAATGTTATTGAATTAAATAAGAACTGTGAGGAGTATCTCATAAGGCGGAAACAACATGCACCTGATTTCAAATATCAATTCACTGCATCTCCAAAAGCTTTGCTTGCAACAGGAAATAAATATTATCTTTGGCAGGTACTCGACAATCTCACTGACAATGCATTACAGTCTAATAATAACAACACTGTCTTCTATACTTGCCACGAAGAAGCTGAATACACAATCATCAGCATTAGAGATAACGGCATTGGATTCCCATCCGGACAAGAGGAAGATATTTTCGAGCTTTTCTTTTCCACAAGACCTGATGGATCCGGAATGGGTCTGCCCAATGCTTTATCTATCACTCACGCACTGGGTGGTACAATAAGAATCACCAATCCGGAGTTAGGCGAGATATCCATATATTTGCCAACAGCTATACATAAATATGATGATCAATTTGCGGCTCTTCCCGCTCCATACTGA
- a CDS encoding complex I subunit 5 family protein: protein MTELLLPISVLLPLLLAVALLFWHGGFRWIPWAALPALIAALVLPLDSTISLPWVLLGSVWGVDGTGRIFLLFTALLWLGGGLYASGYLRERRRRFGVFFLLAMSGNIGLVVAQELVSFYLFFALMSIASYGLVVHERSQAALRAGRIYMILVLLGEVLLFAAMVMLVNASAGALDFPAVRAATAHMTSADLLYLLLLIALGIKAGLIGLHVWLPLAHPVAPIPASAVLSGAMIKAGLLGWLRLLPMGEVSLVGWGEAIMFVGMLTAFYAALIGVLQRDPKVVLAYSSISQMGVMTLAVGAGLLSPVAWPLLLLAVTLYALHHGLVKGALFLGVGMSTGASPRQRRRVGAGLLLAALAMAGAPWSGGMLVKDLLKSGLQSIPSAGIYADLLPWSALATSLLMLRFLYLVWSRQPKAEASGINDAMLTGWLLVLTGALFLPWGIWLTGVDLVGEFIFAPLASLWPLGGALLIGGLFWRWRPSLPVVAAGDIVVPLEKLVARLLGAVRILLNALNRWSGPPRWIRSYRLTALGSAEVWLTRWRSATGLFVVLVILLIVGGGMTGG, encoded by the coding sequence GTGACCGAACTGCTGTTGCCGATAAGCGTGTTGTTGCCGTTGTTGCTGGCGGTGGCCTTGCTGTTCTGGCATGGCGGTTTCCGGTGGATCCCGTGGGCCGCGTTGCCGGCGCTGATCGCGGCGCTGGTATTGCCCCTCGACAGTACGATCAGTCTGCCCTGGGTGTTGCTGGGCAGTGTCTGGGGCGTGGATGGGACCGGCCGGATCTTTTTATTATTCACCGCACTGTTATGGCTGGGTGGCGGTTTGTATGCGTCGGGATATCTGCGCGAACGCCGGCGCCGTTTCGGTGTGTTCTTTTTGTTGGCGATGAGCGGCAACATCGGTCTGGTTGTCGCACAGGAGCTGGTGAGTTTTTACCTGTTCTTTGCCCTGATGAGTATCGCTTCGTATGGCCTGGTGGTACACGAACGCAGTCAGGCCGCACTGCGCGCCGGTCGCATCTATATGATCCTGGTGTTGCTCGGCGAAGTGTTGCTGTTCGCGGCAATGGTGATGCTGGTGAATGCCAGCGCCGGCGCGCTTGATTTTCCCGCAGTGCGTGCGGCGACGGCGCACATGACTTCCGCCGATCTGCTGTACCTGTTGCTGCTGATCGCACTGGGTATCAAGGCAGGCCTGATCGGTTTGCACGTCTGGTTGCCGCTGGCCCATCCGGTCGCGCCGATCCCGGCCAGCGCCGTGTTGTCCGGGGCGATGATCAAGGCGGGGTTGCTCGGCTGGTTACGCCTGTTGCCGATGGGCGAGGTTAGCCTGGTCGGTTGGGGCGAGGCGATCATGTTTGTGGGAATGCTGACCGCCTTTTATGCCGCGCTGATAGGGGTACTGCAACGGGATCCCAAGGTGGTGCTGGCCTATTCGAGTATCAGCCAGATGGGGGTAATGACCCTGGCCGTGGGCGCGGGCCTGCTGTCGCCGGTGGCCTGGCCCCTGTTATTGCTGGCGGTAACGTTGTATGCGCTGCATCATGGCCTGGTGAAAGGGGCGCTGTTCCTTGGCGTGGGCATGAGCACCGGCGCCAGCCCGCGTCAACGCCGCAGGGTGGGTGCCGGCCTGTTGCTGGCGGCATTGGCAATGGCCGGGGCGCCGTGGAGCGGTGGCATGCTGGTCAAGGATCTGCTTAAAAGCGGCCTGCAGTCGATACCGAGTGCCGGGATCTATGCCGATCTGCTGCCATGGAGTGCCCTGGCCACCAGCCTGTTAATGTTGCGTTTTTTATACCTGGTCTGGTCCCGGCAACCGAAAGCGGAGGCGAGCGGGATCAATGATGCCATGCTGACCGGCTGGTTGCTGGTGCTGACGGGGGCGCTTTTCCTGCCCTGGGGCATCTGGCTAACGGGTGTCGATCTCGTCGGTGAGTTCATATTCGCCCCGCTGGCCAGCCTGTGGCCACTGGGCGGGGCGTTACTGATCGGCGGGTTGTTCTGGCGCTGGCGACCGAGCTTGCCCGTGGTTGCGGCCGGCGACATCGTCGTGCCGCTGGAAAAACTGGTAGCCCGTCTGCTGGGGGCAGTCCGTATCCTGTTGAATGCACTGAACCGGTGGTCGGGGCCACCACGCTGGATTCGTTCCTATCGGCTGACAGCACTGGGGTCGGCCGAAGTCTGGCTAACCCGCTGGCGAAGTGCTACTGGCCTGTTCGTGGTGCTGGTGATCCTGTTGATCGTCGGCGGCGGTATGACAGGCGGATAG